The Rhineura floridana isolate rRhiFlo1 chromosome 8, rRhiFlo1.hap2, whole genome shotgun sequence genome includes a region encoding these proteins:
- the LOC133363280 gene encoding small integral membrane protein 30-like has protein sequence MAATGNAFQLALVFFLLLIGLPVVEALDTGDALALLLAMFLSCIGLCACLGLYARKRNGEL, from the coding sequence ATGGCTGCCACAGGGAATGCTTTCCAGCTTGCCTTGGTGTTTTTCTTACTCCTGATCGGGTTGCCTGTTGTGGAAGCTTTGGATACAGGCGATGCGCTAGCCCTCCTGCTGGCTATGTTTCTCAGTTGCATTGGACTCTGTGCCTGCCTGGGCTTATACGCAAGAAAACGCAACGGAGAGCTGTGA